A single genomic interval of Salmo trutta chromosome 13, fSalTru1.1, whole genome shotgun sequence harbors:
- the LOC115205170 gene encoding ATP-binding cassette sub-family A member 1-like — protein sequence MSISTQLGLLLWKNFTYRRRQTLQLLIEIVWPLLIFFILISVRLNYPPYEQHECHFPNKAMPSAGTLPWIQGIICNANNPCFRNPTPGESPGVVGNFNESIISRLFSDAKKILLYSQNDRNLDGFKDLIQALKTLQAKTEGFKLKDFLHDNETLSTFLLRNASFSEHAVHQIIEADVNLEKVLIKGFGVHLRDMCKSNGTSVEDFVTITDSEVSSLVQEILCRSPGSWLNQAESHFLNNLDFLKPIRKDVRADPEAVQQVAEATDNLLESLGSLAIELASMKSWSDLRNEIIFLTENATSSPSHMYQAVSRIVCGHPEGGGLKIKSLNWYEDSNYKALFGNHNTTDGEEPISAYDNASTPYCNAMMRNMESSPVSRMIWQALKPLLMGKILYTPVTPATQKIIHEVNRTFQELGVLRELGGMWEEVRPKVWTFMESSEQMDLVRTLLKNNGTARFFTSQLAGTEWTVEDVSNFLTKHSEDTRPHGTAFTWREVFNETDQAIMSISRFMECVNLDKMEPVANEERMVNKSMALLDDRKFWAGIVFPDIEANSSELPAIVNYKIRMDIDNVERTNKIKDGYWDPGPRADPFEDLRYIWGGFSYLQDIIEHSIITVVTGAKEKTGVYIQQMPYPCYVDDIFLRVMSRSMPLFMTLAWMYSVAIIIKSVVYEKEARLKETMRIMGLDNGILWFSWFISSLIPLLISASLLVVLLKMGNLLPYSDPGVIFLFLGSFAVVTIMQCFLISTMFDRANLAAACGGIIYFTLYLPYVLCVAWQDYVGFGAKLVASLLSPVAFGFGCEYFALFEEQGIGIQWNNLFNSPMEEDDFSLTTAIIMMYFDSFLYMVMTWYIESVFPGQYGIPRPWYFLFTKSYWFGEGDNRKTDFSQNKRRNCEAVCIEEEPAHLKPGVFIENLVKVYPHGKKLAVDGLTLGFYEGQITSFLGHNGAGKTTTMSILTGLFPPTSGTAYIMGKDIRSELSAIRQSLGVCPQHNVLFSMLTVEEHIWFYARLKGLSEEQVKSEIEQILIDTGLLHKRTSKTSTLSGGMQRKLSVALAFVGGSKVVILDEPTAGVDPYARRGIWDLLLHYRQGRTIILSTHHMDEADILGDRIAIISHGKLCCVGSSLFLKNQLGTGYYLTLVKKGPEPSLSSFHNSSSTVSFTKKEEDCPSESSSDAGLGSEHESEAATIETAQAASICESAFVAPDVSMISSLIFKHVPAARMVEDLGHELTYILPYGAAKDGAFVELFKDMDDRLPDLGISSYGVSDTTLEEIFLKVAEDNGVDTELPSDGTLPMPRRRIHHAFGGGNAFGGDHQSCLRPQIDDDNNEHNDSDAYPESRETDFLNGSDGKGSYQVKGWSLTRQQFVALIWKRFLYAQRSRKGFFAQIVLPAVFVCIALVFSLIVPPFGKYPSLELQPWMYEEQSLFISDDAPEDANTQRLLSALTEGPGFGTRCMEGQPITDTHCTMGDEDWTIPEVPESLLELFRTGNWTMEEPSPTCACSCDGRKKMLPECPTGAGGLPPPQMKISETDTLQNLTGRNISDYLVKTYAEIIGKSLNNKIFVNEFRYGGFSLGARSTQVLPPAGEVDDAIARVRKIFELEKGAAADRFLESLSSFINGLDTKNNVKIWFNNKGWHSMGAFLNVMNNGILRANLPPGKDPSKFGIRTFNHPLNLTKEQLSQVALMTTSVDVLVSICVIFAMSFVPASFVVFLIQERVSKAKHMQFISGVQPLLYWTANFIWDMCNYIVPATLVIIIFVCFQQKAYVSSTNLPVLALLLLLYGWSITPLMYPASFFFKIPSTAYVVLTSVNILIGINGSISTFVMELFGNNEIGGINDILKNVLLIFPHFCLGRGLIDMVKNQAMADALERFGENRFRSPLEWDMVGKNLFAMAVEGVVFFIITVLIQYRFCIKPINLHTKLPPVGEEDEDVARERQRIVNGLGHGDILELRQLTKVYKRKQKPAVDRLCVGIPPGECFGLLGVNGAGKTTTFKMLTGDSIVTSGEAFLAGKSILREIDEVHQNMGYCPQFDAINDLLTGREHLEFYAVLRGVPEKEVCEVAEWGIRKLGLVKYVDKAAGSYSGGNMRKLSTAMALIGGPPVVFLDEPTTGMDPKARRALWNCIHSVIKEGRSVVLTSHSMEECEALCTRMAIMVNGRFRCLGSVQHLKNRFGDGYTIILRVAGPDPDLPPVMKFIESKLPGSTLKEKHRNMLQYQLSSSLTSLAHIFSILAKNKDLLRIEDYSVSQTTLDQVFVNFAKDQSDDYHSKDNSVKRKEAVVDITPLSSRQAEEKLAEERLKESLV from the exons GATTCAAGCTGAAGGATTTCCTCCACGACAATGAGACCCTGTCCACTTTCCTTCTGCGAAACGCCTCCTTCTCGGAACACGCCGTGCACCAGATCATTGAGGCCGACGTGAACTTGGAAAAG gTGCTGATCAAAGGCTTCGGTGTCCACCTGAGGGACATGTGCAAAAGCAACGGCACCAGTGTGGAGGACTTTGTGACCATCACAGACAGCGAGGTGTCCAGTCTGGTCCAGGAGATCCTCTGCCGGTCCCCAGGCTCCTGGCTCAACCAAGCAGAAAGCCACTTCCTCAACAACCTGGACTTCCTCAAACCAATACGG AAAGATGTGAGGGCTGACCCTGAAGCTGTCCAGCAAGTGGCTGAGGCTACAGACAACCTTCTGGAGAGCCTGGGGTCCCTGGCCATTGAG CTGGCCAGCATGAAGAGTTGGAGCGACCTGCGTAACGAGATCATCTTCCTCACTGAGAACGCCACGTCCTCCCCCAGCCACATGTACCAGGCCGTGTCACGCATCGTCTGCGGCCACCCCGAGGGCGGCGGACTAAAGATCAAGTCCCTCAACTGGTACGAGGACAGCAACTACAAGGCCCTGTTCGGCAACCACAACACAACCGACGGGGAGGAACCTATCTCTGCCTACGACAACGCATCCA CTCCATACTGCAATGCAATGATGAGGAACATGGAGTCCAGCCCCGTATCCAGGATGATCTGGCAGGCCCTGAAGCCTCTGCTCATGGGGAAGATCCTATATACCCCTGTCACTCCCGCCACACAGAAGATCATCCACGAG GTGAACAGAACGTTCCAGGAGCTGGGGGTCCTCAGAGAGCTGGGGGGCATGTGGGAGGAGGTGAGGCCCAAGGTCTGGACCTTCATGGAGAGTAGCGAACAGATGGACCTAGTAAGG accCTACTGAAGAACAATGGTACCGCCAGGTTCTTCACCTCCCAACTGGCGGGCACAGAGTGGACCGTGGAGGATGTCTCCAACTTCCTGACCAAACATTCAGAGGACACACGTCCCCACGGCACCGCCTTCACCTGGAGGGAAGTCTTCAACGAGACGGACCAGGCCATCATGAGCATATCCCGCTTCATGGAG TGTGTAAACCTGGATAAGATGGAGCCCGTGGCCAATGAGGAAAGGATGGTCAACAAATCCATGGCACTCCTGGACGACAGGAAGTTCTGGGCGGGGATCGTGTTTCCCGACATTGAGGCCAACAGCTCTGAACTGCCGGCCATTGTCAACTACAAGATCCGCATGGACATTGATAATGTGGAGCGCACCAACAAGATCAAAGACGG ATATTGGGACCCCGGTCCTCGTGCCGACCCCTTTGAGGACCTGCGCTACATCTGGGGCGGCTTCTCTTACCTCCAGGACATCATCGAACACAGCATCATCACGGTAGTGACTGGCGCCAAGGAGAAGACGGGAGTCTACATCCAACAGATGCCCTACCCCTGCTACGTGGACGACAT CTTCCTGCGGGTGATGAGTCGCTCCATGCCCCTCTTCATGACCCTGGCCTGGATGTACTCTGTGGCCATCATCATCAAGAGCGTGGTTTACGAGAAGGAGGCGAGGCTCAAGGAGACCATGAGGATCATGGGATTGGACAACGGCATCCTGTGGTTCAGCTGGTTCATCAGCAGCCTCATCCCCCTGCTCATCTCCGCCAGTCTGCTCGTGGTGCTGCTCAAG ATGGGGAACCTGCTGCCCTACAGTGACCCCGGTGTCATCTTCCTGTTCCTGGGTTCCTTCGCCGTGGTAACCATCATGCAGTGCTTCCTCATCAGCACCATGTTTGACCGTGCCAACCTGGCGGCAGCCTGTGGGGGTATCATCTATTTCACCCTCTACCTGCCCTACGTCCTCTGTGTGGCCTGGCAGGACTACGTGGGCTTTGGGGCAAAATTAGTCGCT agcCTGCTGTCCCCGGTGGCCTTTGGCTTTGGCTGTGAGTACTTTGCCCTGTTCGAAGAGCAGGGCATCGGCATCCAATGGAACAACCTGTTCAACAGCCCCATGGAGGAGGACGACTTCAGCCTGACCACCGCCATCATCATGATGTACTTTGACTCCTTCCTCTACATGGTGATGACCTGGTACATCGAGTCCGTCTTCCCCG GTCAATATGGTATTCCCAGGCCCTGGTACTTCCTCTTCACCAAGTCCTACTGGTTTGGAGAAGGAGACAACAGGAAGACTGACTTCAGTCAGAACAAGAGAAGAAACTGTGAAG CTGTCTGTATAGAGGAAGAGCCAGCCCACCTGAAACCTGGCGTCTTCATAGAGAACCTAGTCAAGGTGTACCCGCACGGGAAGAAGCTGGCTGTGGACGGGCTGACTCTGGGCTTCTACGAGGGACAGATCACCTCTTTCTTGGGCCACAACGGAGCAGGGAAAACCACCACCAT GTCGATTCTAACGGGACTGTTTCCCCCTACCTCTGGAACTGCTTACATCATGGGGAAAGACATCCGATCGGAGCTGAGCGCTATTCGACAGAGTCTGGGCGTTTGTCCACAGCACAACGTTCTCTTCAGCAT GCTGACCGTCGAGGAGCACATCTGGTTTTACGCTCGTCTGAAGGGTCTATCTGAGGAACAGGTGAAGTCTGAGATCGAACAGATCTTGATAGACACTGGCCTGCTGCACAAACGCACTTCCAAGACCAGCACACTGTCCGGAGGGATGCAGAGGAAGCTCTCTGTGGCTCTGGCCTTTGTCGGGGGGTCAAAGGTTGTGATTCTGGACGAGCCCACCGCTGGGGTCGACCCCTACGCCCGCCGGGGCATCTGGGACCTCCTGCTCCATTATCGTCAAG gtCGTACCATCATCCTCTCCACCCACCACATGGATGAAGCGGACATATTGGGCGACCGCATCGCCATAATCTCCCATGGCAAGCTTTGCTGCGTGGGCTCCTCCCTCTTCCTGAAGAATCAGCTGGGTACAGGCTACTATCTGACCCTAGTCAAGAAGGGCCCAGAACCTTCCCTTAGCTCCTTCCACAACTCCTCCAGCACCGTCTCCTTCACTAAGAAGGAGGAGGACTGTCCCTCCGAGAGCAGCTCTGACGCAGGCCTTGGCAGCGAACACGAGAGCGAAGCGGCCACCATCG AAACTGCCCAGGCTGCATCCATCTGTGAAAGTGCCTTCGTGGCCCCCGACGTCTCCATGATCTCCAGCCTGATCTTCAAGCATGTCCCAGCCGCCCGCATGGTGGAAGACCTGGGCCACGAGCTCACTTACATACTGCCCTATGGCGCAGCCAAGGACGGAGCCTTCGTGGAGCTCTTCAAGGACATGGACGACCGTCTCCCCGACCTAGGCATCTCCAGCTACGGCGTCTCCGACACCACCCTGGAAGAG ATTTTCCTGAAAGTGGCAGAGGACAATGGAGTTGACACTGAACTCCCCTCTGACGGTACCCTCCCCATGCCCAGACGTCGCATACATCATGCTTTTGGTGGAGGAAATGCCTTTGGTGGAGACCACCAGAGCTGCCTTAGACCGCAGATAGACGATGACAACAATGAACATAACGACTCGGACGCGTACCCAGAATCCAGAGAGACAGACTTCCTGAACGGCTCAGACGGTAAAGGCTCCTACCAGGTGAAAGGCTGGAGTCTGACGAGGCAGCAGTTTGTCGCCTTGATATGGAAGAGGTTCCTGTATGCTCAACGCTCCAGAAAAGGTTTCTTTGCTCAGATTGTGCTCCCTGCGGTGTTCGTTTGCATCGCCCTGGTCTTCAGTCTAATCGTCCCGCCCTTTGGAAAATACCCCAGTCTGGAGCTGCAGCCGTGGATGTACGAAGAACAGTCCCTCTTCATCAGTGATGACGCCCCTGAAGATGCCAACACACAACGGTTATTAAGTGCCCTCACCGAAGGCCCTGGGTTTGGAACGCGTTGCATGGAAGGGCAGCCAATAAC tgaCACTCACTGTACGATGGGTGACGAGGACTGGACCATACCGGAGGTTCCGGAGAGCCTTCTGGAACTGTTCCGCACGGGAAACTGGACCATGGAGGAGCCGTCCCCCACATGCGCCTGCAGCTGTGACGGCCGCAAAAAAATGCTCCCTGAGTGTCCTACTGGAGCCGGAGGACTGCCACCACCCCAGATGAAGATCAGCGAGACAGACACCCTGCAAAACCTGACTGGCAGAAACATCTCTGACTACCTAGTGAAGACCTATGCAGAGATCATTGGGAAAAG TTTGAACAACAAGATCTTTGTGAATGAATTTAGGTACGGTGGCTTCTCATTGGGCGCCAGGAGCACTCAGGTCCTCCCCCCAGCTGGCGAGGTTGATGACGCTATCGCTCGAGTGAGGAAGATTTTCGAATTGGAGAAG GGTGCTGCCGCAGACCGATTCCTGGAGAGCTTGTCTAGCTTCATCAATGGTCTGGACACCAAGAACAATGTCAAGATTTGGTTCAACAACAAGGGGTGGCACAGCATGGGAGCCTTCCTCAACGTGATGAACAACGGCATCCTGCGCGCCAACCTGCCCCCTGGCAAGGACCCCAGCAAGTTTGGCATCCGCACCTTCAACCACCCTCTCAACCTCACCAAGGAGCAGCTGTCCCAGGTGGCACT GATGACCACCTCAGTGGACGTGCTGGTGTCCATCTGCGTGATCTTCGCCATGTCCTTCGTCCCAGCCAGCTTCGTAGTCTTCCTCATCCAGGAGAGAGTGAGCAAGGCCAAGCACATGCAGTTCATCAGCGGCGTGCAGCCCCTGCTCTACTGGACGGCCAACTTCATCTGGGATATG TGTAACTACATCGTCCCGGCGACGCTCGTCATCATCATCTTCGTGTGCTTCCAACAAAAGGCCTACGTGTCGTCAACCAACCTGCCAGTGCTGGCCCTGCTGCTGCTCCTCTACGGCTGGTCTATCACTCCTCTGATGTACCCGGCGTCCTTCTTCTTTAAGATCCCCAGCACGGCCTACGTGGTGCTCACCTCCGTCAACATCCTCATCGGCATCAACGGCAGCATCTCCACCTTTGTCATGGAGCTCTTTGGAAACAAC GAGATTGGAGGTATCAATGACATCCTGAAGAACGTTTTGTTGATATTTCCTCACTTCTGTTTGGGTCGAGGCCTCATCGACATGGTGAAGAACCAGGCCATGGCCGACGCTCTGGAAAGATTCG GTGAGAACCGCTTCCGATCCCCTCTGGAATGGGACATGGTGGGCAAGAACCTGTTTGCCATGGCCGTGGAAGGAGTGGTCTTCTTCATCATCACCGTCCTCATCCAGTACCGCTTCTGCATCAAGCCCATTAACCTGCACACCAAGCTCCCTCCGGTAGGCGAGGAGGACGAGGATGTggccagagagaggcagaggatcGTCAACGGACTGGGACACGGAGACATCCTGGAGCTCCGACAGCTCACCAAGGTCTACAAGAGGAAGCAGAAGCCGGCGGTGGACCGCCTGTGTGTGGGCATCCCTCCTGGAGAG TGCTTTGGCCTCTTGGGTGTGAACGGAGCTGGAAAGACCACCACCTTCAAAATGCTGACAGGAGACTCCATAGTCACCAGTGGAGAGGCTTTCCTGGCCGGAAAAAG TATACTGCGGGAGATAGACGAGGTGCACCAGAACATGGGCTACTGCCCTCAGTTTGACGCCATCAACGACCTGCTGACGGGAAGAGAGCACTTGGAGTTCTACGCCGTCCTGCGCGGCGTGCCCGAGAAGGAAGTGTGCGAAGTTGCCGAATGGGGCATCCGTAAGCTGGGCCTAGTAAAGTATGTGGACAAGGCAGCAGGAAGCTACAGCGGAGGAAACATGAGGAAACTCTCCACCGCCATGGCCCTGATAGGAGGACCACCCGTCGTGTTCCTG GACGAGCCCACCACTGGGATGGACCCCAAAGCACGCAGGGCCTTATGGAACTGCATCCACAGCGTCATCAAGGAGGGACGCTCCGTGGTGCTCACCTCGCACAG TATGGAGGAATGTGAGGCCCTGTGCACCAGAATGGCCATTATGGTCAATGGCAGGTTCCGCTGCTTGGGGAGTGTTCAGCACCTAAAGAACAG gttcggAGACGGCTACACCATCATTCTGCGTGTGGCTGGGCCGGACCCTGACCTGCCGCCGGTGATGAAGTTCATTGAGAGTAAGCTGCCTGGCAGCACCCTGAAGGAGAAGCACAGGAACATGCTGCAGTACCAGCTGTCCTCCTCACTCACCTCCCTGGCACACATCTTCAGCATCCTGGCAAAGAACAAGGACCTTCTTCGGATAGAGGACTACTCCGTGTCGCAGACCACACTGGACCAG GTTTTTGTGAACTTTGCCAAGGACCAGAGTGACGATTACCACTCAAAAGACAATTCAGTAAAGCGCAAAGAGGCGGTGGTGGACATTACCCCGCTCAGCTCACGGCAGGCTGAAGAGAAGCTAGCCGAGGAGAGGCTAAAGGAGAGCTTGGTGTGA